One Pseudomonas abieticivorans genomic region harbors:
- the ggt gene encoding gamma-glutamyltransferase gives MANHSKLLVGALLCLFAGVSHAQAPGEAAIASPHPQATAAGREILQQGGNAFDAAIAVSAALAVVEPYGSGLGGGGFYLLRQAGEPVRYQFLDARERAPQKARADLYLKDGKLQPGLSINGPLAAAIPGVPAALVELAEHYGKLPLKNSLAPAIRLANQGFAVDRVYRERAIARLAALRDDPESARLFLHDGEVPAEGAVLRQPELAATLTQLGNQGRAGFYTGPVAKALVKGVQAAGGIWSLQDLADYKVATRAPLRFALVNQRELISAPPPSAGGVALAQSLGMLQQLPWREADPVQRVHYVIESLRRAYRDRGLLGDPDYVSNPVAQLLAPDYLKSLVTSFDPRQATPSAGLPPAPPWREGNHTTHFAILDEQGNAVAATLSVNLPFGSAFSAPGTGVVLNNEMDDFAADPNGSNSYGLAASPANAVAGGKRPLSSMSPSFIESPTQFAAFGTPGGSRIPSMVLLSMLQYLDGKPVSTWPAVPRYHHQYLPDVVEYEPGAFTQKQIDDLRLRGYPLKQTSRPYGNQQVLFWHKDTAKVEAASDPRGLGVSEVFRTAQ, from the coding sequence ATGGCAAATCACTCGAAACTGCTGGTGGGCGCCCTGCTCTGCCTGTTTGCAGGCGTCTCACACGCCCAGGCACCGGGCGAGGCAGCCATCGCCAGCCCACACCCGCAGGCGACCGCCGCCGGTCGGGAAATCCTGCAGCAAGGCGGTAACGCGTTTGACGCTGCCATCGCAGTCAGCGCCGCCCTGGCGGTTGTCGAGCCCTACGGTTCGGGTTTGGGCGGCGGCGGCTTCTATCTGCTTCGCCAGGCAGGGGAACCGGTGCGTTATCAGTTTCTCGACGCCCGTGAACGTGCCCCCCAAAAAGCGCGCGCCGACCTGTACCTGAAGGACGGCAAGCTCCAGCCGGGCCTGTCGATCAATGGCCCGCTGGCCGCTGCCATTCCCGGTGTGCCCGCCGCCCTGGTCGAATTGGCCGAGCACTACGGCAAGCTCCCGCTGAAGAACTCCCTGGCACCGGCGATTCGCCTGGCCAACCAGGGGTTCGCCGTGGACCGCGTCTATCGCGAACGCGCCATCGCCCGCCTGGCAGCCTTGCGCGACGACCCGGAAAGCGCCCGGCTGTTTCTGCATGATGGCGAAGTACCGGCCGAAGGCGCCGTGCTGCGCCAGCCGGAACTGGCGGCCACCCTTACCCAACTGGGCAACCAGGGCCGCGCCGGGTTTTATACCGGCCCGGTGGCCAAGGCGCTGGTCAAGGGCGTCCAGGCAGCCGGCGGGATCTGGAGTTTGCAAGACCTGGCCGATTACAAGGTTGCCACCCGCGCGCCCCTGCGGTTTGCCCTGGTCAACCAACGCGAACTGATCAGCGCGCCGCCGCCCTCTGCCGGCGGCGTGGCCCTGGCCCAAAGCCTGGGGATGCTCCAGCAACTGCCCTGGCGTGAGGCCGACCCGGTGCAGCGCGTTCACTATGTGATCGAATCACTGCGGCGCGCCTACCGCGATCGTGGCCTGCTGGGCGACCCGGACTACGTGAGCAACCCGGTGGCCCAACTGCTGGCCCCCGACTACCTGAAAAGCCTGGTGACCAGCTTCGACCCGCGCCAGGCGACGCCAAGCGCCGGCCTACCGCCAGCGCCGCCGTGGCGCGAAGGCAACCACACCACTCACTTTGCCATCCTTGACGAGCAGGGCAACGCGGTAGCCGCGACCTTGTCGGTCAACCTGCCGTTCGGATCAGCCTTCAGCGCCCCCGGCACCGGCGTGGTACTGAACAACGAAATGGACGACTTCGCCGCCGATCCCAACGGCAGCAACAGCTACGGCTTGGCCGCCAGCCCCGCCAACGCCGTGGCGGGCGGCAAACGCCCGCTGTCGAGCATGAGCCCCAGCTTCATCGAAAGCCCCACCCAGTTTGCCGCCTTTGGTACCCCCGGCGGCAGCCGTATCCCCAGCATGGTATTGCTGTCGATGCTCCAATACCTGGATGGCAAACCGGTCAGCACCTGGCCCGCAGTACCGCGCTACCACCACCAGTACCTGCCGGATGTCGTGGAGTACGAACCCGGCGCCTTTACCCAGAAACAGATCGACGACCTGCGCCTGCGCGGCTACCCGCTGAAACAGACCAGCCGCCCGTATGGGAATCAGCAG
- a CDS encoding YfhL family 4Fe-4S dicluster ferredoxin, translating to MSLIITDDCINCDVCEPECPNAAISQGEEIYVIDPNLCTQCVGHYDEPQCQQVCPVDCIPLDEAHPETEEQLMAKYRIITGKA from the coding sequence ATGTCCCTGATCATCACCGACGATTGCATCAACTGCGACGTCTGCGAACCCGAGTGCCCGAACGCCGCTATCTCCCAGGGCGAAGAGATCTACGTGATCGACCCTAACCTGTGCACCCAGTGCGTCGGCCACTATGACGAACCCCAGTGCCAGCAAGTGTGTCCGGTCGACTGCATTCCGCTGGACGAAGCCCATCCGGAAACCGAAGAACAGTTGATGGCCAAATACCGGATCATCACCGGCAAGGCCTGA
- a CDS encoding sulfurtransferase, whose product MPIAQLISPQQLAARIEKQPELVILDCRFALEDHDYGQRSYAEGHIAGARFADLERDLSGKIVKGVTGRHPLPQPGHLIERLQAWGINNDSEIVLYDDAPGAFAARAWWLLAWLGKRDGVYLLDGGLKAWHAAGLPLSLDAPPTALGHFTGKPDSSMVVTAHDLQGRLGQPDLTLLDARALPRFRGDVEPLDPVAGHIPGAQCATFTENLGADGRFLPADKLQQRFAEKLGSRPLEKLVAYCGSGVTACHNLFALCLAGYPLAPLYAGSWSEWVTDAHHPVATGD is encoded by the coding sequence ATGCCCATTGCGCAACTGATTAGCCCCCAGCAACTGGCTGCTCGCATCGAGAAGCAACCGGAGCTGGTGATACTGGATTGTCGTTTCGCCCTGGAAGACCACGATTATGGCCAGCGCAGCTATGCCGAAGGGCACATTGCCGGCGCGCGTTTTGCCGACCTTGAGCGCGACCTGAGCGGCAAGATCGTCAAGGGCGTGACGGGGCGCCACCCGCTGCCGCAACCGGGGCATCTGATTGAGCGATTGCAGGCCTGGGGCATTAACAACGACAGCGAGATCGTGCTGTATGACGATGCCCCGGGTGCCTTTGCCGCACGGGCCTGGTGGTTGCTGGCCTGGCTGGGCAAGCGCGATGGCGTCTACCTGCTCGATGGCGGCCTCAAGGCGTGGCATGCCGCGGGCCTGCCACTGAGCCTGGATGCTCCGCCCACTGCCCTCGGGCACTTCACCGGCAAACCGGACTCCAGCATGGTGGTGACCGCTCACGACTTGCAAGGCCGCCTGGGCCAACCGGACCTGACCTTGCTCGATGCCCGCGCCCTGCCGCGTTTTCGCGGTGATGTGGAGCCCTTGGACCCGGTGGCCGGGCATATCCCAGGCGCGCAGTGCGCGACCTTTACCGAGAACCTTGGCGCGGACGGGCGTTTTCTGCCGGCCGATAAACTGCAGCAGCGTTTTGCCGAGAAATTGGGCAGCCGCCCGCTAGAAAAACTGGTCGCCTATTGCGGTTCAGGGGTGACGGCGTGTCACAACCTGTTCGCCCTGTGCCTGGCCGGCTACCCATTGGCACCGTTGTACGCAGGCTCCTGGAGTGAATGGGTGACTGACGCCCATCACCCGGTCGCCACCGGCGACTGA
- a CDS encoding TetR/AcrR family transcriptional regulator, which produces MAPRIKTRERIVFTSLELFNQQGERSVSTNHIAAHLEISPGNLYYHFANKQEIIAVLFTEYEALVDSFLRAPQGRLATVEDKRFYLKALLAAMWNYRFLHRDLEHLLDSDKELAERYRRFSQRCLVQGQLIYRGFIDAGILRMNPQQLEALTLNAWIILTSWVRFLCTTRENSAHLSEEAFKRGVYQVLVLELGFVTDQARAAVDALCEEFSVPLLQALEQ; this is translated from the coding sequence ATGGCACCGCGCATAAAAACCCGAGAGCGCATCGTCTTCACCAGCCTGGAACTGTTCAACCAGCAAGGCGAACGCAGTGTCAGCACCAACCACATCGCCGCCCACCTGGAAATCTCCCCAGGCAACCTCTATTACCACTTCGCCAACAAGCAGGAAATCATCGCCGTGCTCTTTACCGAGTACGAGGCGTTGGTGGACAGTTTCCTGCGAGCGCCCCAAGGCCGCCTGGCGACCGTGGAAGACAAGCGCTTCTACCTGAAGGCTTTGCTGGCGGCGATGTGGAATTACCGTTTCCTGCACCGCGACCTGGAGCATCTGCTGGACAGCGACAAGGAACTTGCCGAGCGCTACCGGCGCTTTTCCCAGCGTTGCCTGGTGCAGGGGCAGTTGATTTACCGTGGCTTCATCGACGCCGGTATTCTGCGGATGAACCCGCAGCAGCTCGAAGCCCTGACGCTCAACGCCTGGATCATCCTGACGTCCTGGGTGCGTTTTTTGTGCACCACCCGGGAAAATTCCGCGCATCTGAGTGAAGAAGCCTTCAAGCGTGGTGTCTATCAGGTATTGGTACTGGAGCTGGGGTTCGTTACAGACCAGGCCCGCGCCGCCGTCGACGCGCTTTGCGAAGAATTCAGCGTGCCATTGCTACAGGCACTCGAACAGTAA
- the coaD gene encoding pantetheine-phosphate adenylyltransferase, producing the protein MNRVLYPGTFDPITKGHGDLVERASRLFDHVIIAVAASPKKNPLFPMEQRVELAREVTKHLPNVEVVGFSTLLAHFAKEQNANVFLRGLRAVSDFEYEFQLANMNRQLAPDVESLFLTPSERYSFISSTLVREIAALGGDITKFVHPAVAEALTLRFKK; encoded by the coding sequence ATGAACCGAGTGTTGTACCCAGGTACCTTCGACCCTATTACCAAGGGCCATGGCGATCTGGTCGAACGCGCCTCGCGCCTGTTTGACCACGTGATCATTGCCGTGGCTGCCAGCCCCAAGAAAAACCCGCTGTTCCCCATGGAACAACGGGTCGAACTGGCGCGCGAAGTGACCAAGCACCTGCCCAACGTCGAGGTGGTCGGCTTCTCTACCCTGCTGGCGCATTTTGCCAAGGAACAGAATGCCAACGTGTTCTTGCGCGGGCTGCGCGCCGTCTCCGACTTCGAATACGAGTTCCAACTGGCCAACATGAACCGCCAACTGGCACCCGACGTGGAAAGCCTGTTCCTCACGCCGTCGGAGCGTTACTCGTTCATTTCCTCGACTTTGGTCCGGGAAATCGCGGCTTTGGGGGGCGACATCACCAAGTTCGTCCACCCCGCCGTGGCCGAGGCCTTGACCCTGCGCTTCAAGAAGTAA
- a CDS encoding coniferyl aldehyde dehydrogenase — protein MSAEAAYLSHTAEHSVALETLFNAQRQAFTANPMPPAAQRRQWLKSLRDLLLSEQQALIKAVCQDFGQRSADETLVAELLPSVQGIHYASRHLKGWMKASRRKVGLAFQPASAKVVYQPLGVVGVIVPWNYPLFLAIGPLVGALSAGNRVMLKLSESTPATGQLLKQLLAKVFPEDLVGVVLGEADTGIAFSRLPFDHLLFTGATSIGSQVMRAAAEHLTPVTLELGGKSPAIISADVPLKHAAERIAFGKCLNAGQTCVAPDYVLVPHDRLDDFVAAYQQAVRGFYPTVLNNPDYTWIINDRQLARLKRYLDDATAKGARTVDVYPPQQSQGRCLAPQLLLDVSDDMTVMEDEIFGPLLPVVPYGTLDEAFAYVNQRPRPLALYYFGYDKAEQQRVLEHTHSGGACINDTLLHVAQDDMPFGGVGPSGMGHYHGHEGFLTFSKAKGVLTKQRFNAARLIYPPYGTALQKWVHRLFIR, from the coding sequence ATGTCTGCCGAAGCCGCCTATCTGTCACACACCGCTGAGCACAGCGTAGCCCTTGAAACGTTGTTCAACGCCCAGCGCCAGGCTTTTACCGCCAACCCCATGCCCCCGGCCGCACAACGCCGGCAATGGCTGAAAAGCCTGCGCGACCTGCTGCTCAGCGAGCAACAGGCGCTGATCAAGGCGGTGTGCCAAGACTTTGGCCAGCGCAGCGCTGACGAAACCCTGGTGGCAGAACTGCTGCCCAGCGTACAAGGCATCCATTACGCCAGCCGGCACCTCAAGGGTTGGATGAAAGCCTCGCGGCGCAAGGTGGGCTTGGCGTTCCAGCCGGCATCGGCCAAGGTGGTCTACCAACCGCTGGGCGTGGTCGGGGTGATTGTGCCGTGGAACTACCCGCTGTTCCTTGCCATAGGGCCATTGGTGGGGGCCCTGTCGGCGGGCAATAGGGTGATGCTGAAACTCAGCGAATCCACCCCGGCCACCGGCCAATTGCTCAAGCAATTGCTGGCCAAGGTGTTTCCCGAAGACCTGGTGGGCGTGGTATTGGGCGAGGCCGACACCGGTATCGCTTTCTCGCGTCTACCGTTCGACCACTTGCTGTTCACCGGTGCCACCAGCATTGGCAGCCAGGTCATGCGCGCCGCGGCCGAACACCTGACGCCGGTCACCCTGGAACTGGGCGGCAAATCGCCCGCCATCATCAGCGCCGACGTCCCCCTCAAGCACGCGGCCGAACGCATCGCCTTCGGCAAATGCCTGAATGCCGGGCAAACCTGCGTGGCGCCGGACTATGTGCTGGTGCCCCACGACCGGCTGGATGATTTCGTGGCCGCCTATCAACAGGCGGTGCGGGGCTTCTATCCGACGGTTTTGAACAACCCGGACTACACCTGGATCATCAACGACCGACAACTGGCGCGGCTCAAGCGCTACCTGGACGACGCCACGGCCAAGGGCGCGCGAACAGTCGACGTCTATCCCCCGCAGCAAAGCCAGGGTCGCTGCCTGGCGCCGCAATTGCTGCTCGACGTGTCCGATGACATGACCGTGATGGAAGACGAAATCTTCGGCCCGCTGCTGCCTGTCGTGCCCTACGGTACGCTCGATGAGGCCTTTGCCTACGTCAACCAGCGCCCGCGGCCCCTGGCGCTTTACTACTTCGGCTACGACAAGGCCGAACAGCAGCGCGTGCTGGAGCACACCCACTCGGGCGGTGCCTGCATCAACGACACCCTGCTGCACGTGGCCCAGGACGATATGCCGTTTGGTGGCGTGGGCCCCTCCGGCATGGGCCATTACCACGGCCACGAGGGTTTTCTGACCTTCAGCAAGGCCAAGGGCGTGCTGACCAAGCAACGCTTCAACGCCGCGCGGTTGATCTACCCACCCTATGGCACGGCCTTGCAGAAATGGGTGCATCGCCTATTCATTCGCTGA
- a CDS encoding twin-arginine translocation pathway signal protein: protein MTARFALNRREVLKVGLCAGAFLATAGVGASLSGCSSSAPADGFKALRASDLPFLQALVPVMLAPAGNAQAVQATLASLDDALNHLSAQMLKLTRQLFDVLAMPVTRGPLTGVWGHWENASSEQITQFLQRWQNSSLSLLRMGHSSLLQMVMMAWYGRAESWAQCGYPGPPKV from the coding sequence ATGACCGCACGTTTTGCTCTAAATCGCCGCGAGGTGTTGAAAGTGGGCCTGTGCGCGGGCGCATTCCTGGCCACCGCTGGCGTCGGTGCCAGCCTAAGCGGTTGCTCCAGTAGTGCCCCGGCCGATGGCTTCAAGGCCCTGCGGGCAAGCGACCTGCCCTTTTTACAGGCACTGGTTCCGGTGATGCTGGCGCCTGCCGGCAACGCCCAGGCCGTCCAAGCGACCTTGGCCAGCCTGGACGACGCACTCAATCACCTGTCTGCGCAAATGCTCAAGCTGACCCGGCAACTCTTCGATGTACTGGCGATGCCCGTGACGCGCGGCCCACTGACCGGGGTCTGGGGCCACTGGGAAAACGCCAGCAGTGAACAGATCACGCAATTCTTGCAGCGTTGGCAGAATAGCTCGCTGAGCCTACTGCGCATGGGCCACAGCTCATTGCTGCAAATGGTGATGATGGCCTGGTATGGCCGCGCCGAATCCTGGGCCCAGTGCGGCTACCCCGGGCCGCCGAAGGTTTGA
- a CDS encoding GMC family oxidoreductase, whose product MPVPDVFREGQARGWKTHDGSTLDQDLTLEADIVIVGTGAGGGTSAEILSAAGYKVLLVEEGPLKTSSDFRMLEPEAYASLYQEGIGRQSKDGAITILQGRAVGGTTLVNWTSSFRTPPQTLEHWAREHAVSGHSVEEMAPWFEKMEQRLGVAPWIMPPNANNDVIRKGCEALGYSWKVIPRNVRGCWNLGYCGLGCPTNAKQSMLVTTLPATLDKGGELLYLTRAERLLIDGDKVTGLQCSAMDARCVAPTGRTVTIKARHYLLAGGGINTPALLLRSKAPDPHERVGKRTFLHLVNFSAGQFAEVINPFYGAPQSIYSDHFQWLDGTTGHMSYKLEVPPLQPALASTLLGGFGPQSALRMEQLPHTHAMLALLRDGFHPESIGGTVELRGDGSPVLDYQVSPYAWDGVRRAFHTMAEIQFAAGARAVMPLHADAGFASNLAQARSMIDGLSLELYRTRLGSAHVMGGCAMGEDPRRAVTDSLGRHHQLQNLSIHDGSLFPTSIGANPQLSVYGLSAQLATLLAQRLGA is encoded by the coding sequence ATGCCCGTACCTGATGTGTTCCGCGAAGGCCAAGCCCGCGGCTGGAAAACCCATGATGGTTCCACCCTGGACCAGGACCTGACCCTGGAAGCCGACATCGTGATCGTCGGCACCGGCGCTGGCGGCGGTACCAGCGCAGAGATCCTCAGCGCTGCCGGCTATAAGGTATTGCTGGTGGAAGAAGGTCCGCTCAAGACCAGCAGCGACTTTCGCATGCTGGAGCCCGAAGCCTATGCCAGCCTCTATCAGGAAGGGATCGGCCGCCAGAGCAAGGACGGCGCCATCACTATCCTGCAGGGCCGCGCAGTGGGCGGCACCACGCTGGTCAACTGGACTTCAAGTTTCCGCACCCCGCCACAGACGCTCGAACACTGGGCCCGGGAGCATGCGGTCAGCGGTCACAGCGTCGAAGAGATGGCGCCCTGGTTCGAGAAAATGGAGCAACGCCTGGGCGTGGCACCCTGGATCATGCCCCCCAATGCCAACAACGATGTTATCCGCAAGGGCTGCGAAGCCTTGGGCTACAGCTGGAAAGTCATCCCACGCAACGTGCGCGGCTGCTGGAACCTGGGCTACTGCGGCCTGGGCTGCCCCACCAATGCCAAGCAGTCGATGCTGGTGACGACCCTTCCCGCCACCCTGGACAAAGGTGGCGAACTGCTTTACCTGACCCGCGCCGAACGCCTATTGATCGACGGCGACAAGGTCACCGGCCTGCAGTGCAGTGCCATGGATGCACGATGCGTGGCGCCTACCGGGCGCACCGTCACCATCAAGGCGCGGCATTACCTGCTGGCCGGTGGCGGGATCAACACACCCGCGCTGTTATTGCGTTCCAAGGCACCCGACCCCCATGAGCGAGTGGGTAAACGCACCTTCCTGCACCTGGTCAATTTCTCCGCAGGGCAGTTTGCCGAGGTGATCAACCCATTTTACGGTGCACCGCAGTCGATTTATTCCGATCACTTCCAGTGGTTGGACGGCACCACCGGGCACATGTCCTACAAACTTGAAGTGCCACCGCTGCAACCGGCCCTTGCCTCCACCCTGCTCGGTGGCTTTGGCCCGCAGAGCGCCCTGCGCATGGAGCAATTGCCCCATACCCACGCCATGCTGGCGTTGCTGCGCGACGGCTTCCACCCCGAAAGCATTGGCGGCACAGTGGAACTAAGGGGTGACGGTTCACCCGTGCTGGATTACCAGGTTTCACCCTATGCCTGGGACGGCGTGCGCAGGGCCTTTCATACCATGGCCGAAATCCAGTTCGCCGCCGGTGCCCGCGCAGTGATGCCCTTGCATGCCGACGCCGGCTTCGCCAGCAATCTTGCGCAAGCACGCAGCATGATCGACGGCCTGAGCCTTGAGCTGTACCGCACCCGCCTGGGCAGCGCCCACGTGATGGGCGGTTGCGCCATGGGCGAAGACCCGCGCCGGGCGGTCACCGACAGCCTGGGCCGGCACCACCAGTTGCAGAACCTGTCGATCCATGACGGCTCGCTGTTCCCCACCAGCATTGGCGCCAATCCGCAGCTGTCGGTGTATGGCCTGAGTGCGCAGTTGGCGACTCTGTTGGCGCAGCGGTTGGGCGCTTAG